One part of the Lycium ferocissimum isolate CSIRO_LF1 chromosome 8, AGI_CSIRO_Lferr_CH_V1, whole genome shotgun sequence genome encodes these proteins:
- the LOC132066464 gene encoding zinc finger BED domain-containing protein RICESLEEPER 2-like produces MAEAISNCLLYWNLDKVFSVTVDNASSNDVTVRELSKQLNMWGTNIMDGKHLHVRCMAHILNLIVHEGLKEIDASVKRVRQMVRYVRSSSTEGSHFKKCCEVQRVDCSKTLELDVPTRWNSTYLMLDTAQNFEKAFDRFDLFDENFNNYLSTHVLEDGSVAGSHYVTSNVHFEDICELDVYLKVCLASEDLNLSKMAERMREKFKKYWGDPEKMNKMIFIASVLDPRNKFVYVSFGLEELFGEEVGKKVSEGVYDYMKSLFVEYLKNYSREFHHKSSPSASSSSRCSYPMYLLVRHLFESKSFEN; encoded by the exons ATGGCAGAGGCTATTAGTAATTGTTTGCTTTATTGGAACTTGGATAAGGTTTTTTCTGTTACTGTTGATAATGCTTCTTCCAACGATGTTACAGTTAGAGAATTGTCTAAACAGTTAAATATGTGGGGAACTAATATAATGGATGGTAAGCATCTTCACGTGAGATGTATGGCACACATACTTAATCTAATTGTGCATGAAGGTTTGAAGGAAATTGATGCTTCTGTCAAACGTGTTAGGCAAATGGTGAGGTATGTTAGATCATCTTCGACAGAAGGAAGTCACTTTAAGAAATGTTGTGAAGTTCAAAGGGTGGATTGTTCTAAAACATTAGAGCTAGATGTGCCTACTAGGTGGAATTCCACCTACTTGATGTTGGATACGGCACAAAACTTTGAGAAGGCCTTTGATAGGTTTGATCTTTTTGATGAGAATTTTAATAATTATCTTTCTACTCATGttcttgaagatggaagtgTTGCAG GTTCACATTATGTTACTTCTAATGTTCATTTTGAGGATATATGTGAGCTTGATGTATATTTGAAAGTGTGTTTAGCAAGTGAAGATCTTAATTTGAGTAAAATGGCTGAGCGGATGAGAGAAAAGTTTAAAAAGTATTGGGGTGATCCTGaaaagatgaacaaaatgatttttattgcttcCGTGTTGGATCCTCGTAATAAGTTTGTGTATGTTAGCTTTGGGCTTGAAGAGCTATTTGGGGAGGAAGTAGGAAAGAAAGTAAGTGAAGGAGTGTATGATTATATGAAATCTTTGTTTGTAGAGTATCTCAAAAATTATTCAAGAGAATTTCATCATAAATCATCTCCATCTGCATCTTCTTCATCTCGATGCTCATATCCGATGTATCTTCTAGTTCGACATCTCTTTGAGAGCAAAAGCTTTGAGAACTAA